The following DNA comes from Apis cerana isolate GH-2021 linkage group LG14, AcerK_1.0, whole genome shotgun sequence.
GAAAGGTTGAGATATTTTATCGTCATTCGACTCGAAAGACtcttgtttctttcttctttttttttttttttttttcctttatttttcggACAAATCTTATAACATATCGTCATACTTATAAATTAACGCTCTTCGAACGCTCGCGCGTTAAACGTTTCTACAAGTTTCTACGCAAGTTCGCGCTTGTTACAGGATGCGCGATAAATTGTATATCTAAACGATAAATGTAAGTACAAAAGCACGGTTATCGGCGTTAATACCTTATTTATCTCGACGATTTCTCGTGCTTCTCGTCTCGCGATTATCGCTCGATACGAACCCCCGTTGAGATTCTTCCCGTGAAATCTCCCCGAGAAAAGACGGTGACAGGAGGCGGATCCGTCGTTGGAAATTCGGAGAGCAGTCGTTTTCGCGACTCGACTACGATCGCGATCGAATTTCGCGAGTTTATTTTGAAGAGCACGGCAAGCAGCGTACGCGGTTCGGCCTCGCGAGCGCAAAGGCCGGTATATACGCACACTTCAAgccttatatattattattatatttagatcaCGCGGCAGGGTATCGTATCGAGCGTGCTGTTTGTTTAGCCTGAAATTCTGCGCTTTGGAATGGCCGACTGTCATGGAATGATGTCATGGAGTAAGATCGTGGCTTCTCTCGCGTCCTTCTCTTTCGACGCGTCCAACGATCGGAGCAACGTTTCCAACGCGAACGAAACGCGGAAACTTCCAACCGGTCGATAGATTTCGCACGATCCAGTTTTCCTTCTGTTAAATACGCGCATACGTATCAACGTATATATACGTTAGCAGcctcctatatatatatatatatatatatgtatgtatataatatatatatatatatatacacctaTATTATGCACACTTGAACGCGTACGCGCGCTTACAGAGACGCGATTGTGAACAAAATCAGCGATAAAAtctgttggaaaaaaaaactggatcgaatggagggagggagggggaggcgtGGAGGAGTCGTAACTCGCAAACAAGGGAGTTGTCCGTCGCGGTTGTTGCCGCGGTTGTTGCTGCGCGggataatttctcttttaatttctcaCCTCCCCCCTTCTCACTTACATGTAATGAGGCCAGGTTTCGATACCAGGTACGTAACGTTGGTATTGCGCGTAGGACGTGGACACGTGCGGATGGCTCATCTGCGTGCTCGTGTGCGAATAGTGCGAATTGTGGGAGGAGGATATGTATTGCATGGGGGGAAGGGGGGGCTGAAGTTCGTGATATCTGACTATGTCCGCCTGTGCTCGATCCTCCCAAGAAGTTTCGCCTATCGGCTGCGGTTCCGAGCAGTGTCGCTTGCTCGGTCTCTCCATCTCTTCGTCGTATCTGAAAAGCGACGCGTTTCAAAACGAAacagagggggagagagagagagagagggaagggacACTCCATCTCTCGACGTATTGTTTCACGTTTCGATTACCTGTTGAATATCCACGGGGACGAGGACGAGGTGGTGGTAGGCGCTGGTACGTGGACCGGTGGGGGCACTTGAGGGCGAAGATACTGGTCCAACTCGTTGCTCTCCACCTCGCACTCTTGAAGGTTCAACGGAAGATTGAGACCAACGCCCGCCAGTGAGCCGAGTCCGTTCAATTGGCCCTCCTCGATCGGTAAACCGTCTCCGACCTCGATGTACCTGAAATCGACTCCCGGCTGATGTTGATGTTGATGGGACGTCTCGGTCGAGCCACCGATTCCCAGCTCTTGATGATGGTGGTACATGGTGGCGCTCGGTTGCGGTTGATTCCCCTGCCGGGAAAACTATTGATTTTCGCCACCGTTccgtttcttcctcttcctttacGCCGCCCAATACACCCCCTTCTTACCTGATTCGCGTAATGCTGTCCGCGGGGAGTAGTGGGAGGGGTCGGTGGAGACAGTCCTTGATTAGGGGTGGTCGGGGGGGACGAGCTGACCCCGCTCTGAGGCGAGTTGGGACCCTGGACGGGGCGTGGGCTCGCGTCCTCCTGCTTCAACGACCTGGACACGTTGAAAGTTACGTTGCTCTGGCTCCTCGACGGCGACCCCTCTCTCCCCGACGGGCCGTTTTGCTTTCGCCGCCGGGGTTGATACTTGTAGTCCGGATGCTCGCGTTTGTGGATCACGCGGAGCCGATCAGCCTCCTCGATAAACGGTTTCTTGTCGTTGTCCGACAGCAACCTACGGTCAAACGGACGGAGCGGAAGATGGATCAGCGTCAGGGGGAGAGAaacagggagggagggagagagagagagagagagagaagcgacGGGCGACGTCTGTTGGCGACGATGGTATTTCGCTCGGTCGAGGTTCACACGCGCGTACGCGCGCACGTCGGACGGCGCGTAGATACGCGCGTGGAAGAACAGGCTGGAGATGGAACGAAAACGTTTCCATCACCATATACGCGATACTCGACTCGAGGAGTCGAAATGGGAGGTCTGGTTAGTGTTTCTCGCCGCGTACCGTCTTAAGGGCGCGCGTTTCACGCACACGCGCTCGCACCCACCGATTCTCCTTCGCCCGCATCGCGACTCAGAATCGCGTCGCGCCTCCGTCCCGTTCCGTCCCGTTCCATCCCGTCTTGTCGCCTTACTCTTTAATTCCTCGTGTTTATGTTCCCACTGGGGCTCGTAAAGCCCCAACGCCGATAAGCTTTTCCGGTCCCGGCTGCCAGAGATCTCCACgattctcgctctctctctctctctctctctctccctcctttcctCTCGCCATCTCTTTCGCTCTTCCCGCGATcgcatcgaaatcgaaaaaaaatgtatatatatatatatatatatattataatatatcgagTCGCGATAGGTAACGTTGGCTGGAACGGGCGTCGTGAATAGTCGTGGAGAAAGAGAATCTCCATCTGGTCAATGGACTTTGCCTCgaggttttttttctttttttctttttttttccctccctcccccctcttcgTCGACAGAGCGCCGAGGCTGACGATAGCGGCCCGTCACAGcctcccttttttccttctctttttcttcttcttctccttctttttcgtctttctttttcctttatttctcttttcttctcttctcttttctttccttttttgccAGATGCAACGCGCTCTCTAACCAATTCGGATCTGCCACTCTCGCGGTCGTAATATACGCGTACGCGGGTATCGCGAGAAGGGTGGACGCGCGAGGCTGGAGGAATGGCAGAGCAAAGAATGGCGGTAAAATCGAGAGACGTTGCTTCCGTCAGATAAGATGCATTTACCTGTTCGTGACGGGTGTTATTTGCACGAGGCGTGGAGCGACGAAGGGAGGCAGGTTCGGAAAAATTCACCTGACGGGGACACAAGGAGTTTATTGTGATTGTTGGGGGCCGTTTATCTGAGGCAGGAACCGGCCGGCAGCTGTTAGCACGCGCCAAGGATGAACCGTGCCTATCTGTTTTCGTTTTGTCGACAAACATCGCGTCTAATGTTCGAACGCGATACCTTTCTTCGAGCCGGAAGAAAAAGGACAAGATTTATTTCCGACTCTTACACCTggtcccctcccttcctccctccctccctccctccaccGTTCCACGATGAATCGCCGAGTCGAATCGGCTTGGACGACGCGCGTCCCAACTTTATTTACGTTCTTTTTCCCGCGGTCCCGACGGTGACGCGTTGAAAGCGAAACGGGGTCGCTTTTCGATCCGCGATCGCGATCGAGTATCGTGGAACGAGTCGCCGCAGGGGGCGGTCGAAAACACGATCGAGACGAGTCGGCGAGATCCCGTATCTCGCGATGTTTGCGCTCGCAGCGACTTTCACCGCGGGgcgaggaggggggaaaattTTGAGACGAAAAATTTTGGATGGCGAGGAGCGTGGGTACCAACCTCCGGGTGGAAGTCCGGTTTTCCGAAAGAAGGGAGGAGGTTTGCGCGGTTGTCAACGGGAGAACGGTCGTACCACGTGCAGCCTCGGCGCCACGTGGTAAGAATGTGTTCGGCATGCGTGCTGCTCTCccgtaaaaagaaaaggaaaaaaagaaaaagaggaaaaaaaaaacggtcgCTCGCCAAATCGCGTGGTAAAAATAGAAAGCGGCAACAAGTGGTCGCGTGGACCGTTGCCCCTTTTCGATTCACCCACGGATTCGTCGACGGCCCGACGAGTTTCTTGAACCGACGAAACTGTCCGGATCGTCGTGGATCGATCGTcgacgacgaagaagaagaagaagaagaagaagaagcag
Coding sequences within:
- the LOC107999864 gene encoding transcription factor Sox-10-like isoform X1, giving the protein MNDIMGEAASGSISSSATPVATPVNSANSSTAINGNNNIDNGSNNGSSNNGKAGNMSGAVAANGGERISAAVTKVLQGYDWTLVPVATKGSGDKRAAHVKRPMNAFMVWAQAARRILADQYPQLHNAELSKTLGKLWRLLSDNDKKPFIEEADRLRVIHKREHPDYKYQPRRRKQNGPSGREGSPSRSQSNVTFNVSRSLKQEDASPRPVQGPNSPQSGVSSSPPTTPNQGLSPPTPPTTPRGQHYANQGNQPQPSATMYHHHQELGIGGSTETSHQHQHQPGVDFRYIEVGDGLPIEEGQLNGLGSLAGVGLNLPLNLQECEVESNELDQYLRPQVPPPVHVPAPTTTSSSSPWIFNRYDEEMERPSKRHCSEPQPIGETSWEDRAQADIVRYHELQPPLPPMQYISSSHNSHYSHTSTQMSHPHVSTSYAQYQRYVPGIETWPHYM
- the LOC107999864 gene encoding transcription factor SOX-9-like isoform X2, translated to MNDIMGEAASGSISSSATPVATPVNSANSSTAINGNNNIDNGSNNGSSNNGKAGNMSGAVAANGGERISAAVTKVLQGYDWTLVPVATKLLSDNDKKPFIEEADRLRVIHKREHPDYKYQPRRRKQNGPSGREGSPSRSQSNVTFNVSRSLKQEDASPRPVQGPNSPQSGVSSSPPTTPNQGLSPPTPPTTPRGQHYANQGNQPQPSATMYHHHQELGIGGSTETSHQHQHQPGVDFRYIEVGDGLPIEEGQLNGLGSLAGVGLNLPLNLQECEVESNELDQYLRPQVPPPVHVPAPTTTSSSSPWIFNRYDEEMERPSKRHCSEPQPIGETSWEDRAQADIVRYHELQPPLPPMQYISSSHNSHYSHTSTQMSHPHVSTSYAQYQRYVPGIETWPHYM